GCACCGTCAGTGGCCAGAAACAGGCCGTCGCGCCCGTTGCTGGCCCTATCGATGGCAAAACCTTCCTCACCTAATCCTCTGGCAATATAGCTGGCCGTTGCTTCGTCATCCTCAATGATCAGCAATTTCCGGCTCATGCGCTATCTCCATCACGGTCCAAAAGAATATTGCGCGCATGCCGATCATGTACAATCCGCAATCGCACTTCATCTGCCTTGTCATGCATGAGGTAGGAACGCGCCTGCTCGATCGAAAGCCCGCGCACGTTATCGATGGCAACGATAACATCACCCACGACCAAACCGCTTTCATCCGCCTGACTGCCCGAACGAATACTGGTTATGACGAACCCCCGGTCGCGCGGCAGCGCAGCTTCGATAGTGATGCCCGGCAAGAACTTCCTTGAATCCGGGTAAGCAGCCATACGATCAAGCCATGCTTTGCCCAGCGGTGATCCTACCAGTGCGATGGCACCAACGGGAACGAGCAGAAACAGCGCCAGCCAGGGGATGAGGCCATGCCTGCCGATTGCTTTGGCAATGGTACCCATCCTGATTCCTGTCGCGTTGATGGCGGGGGCACCGCCCGGTGCCCCCGCAGGTGACCGCCATCAGCCTGGACGCTTGGTTGGCCCGTTGTCGTGCTTCATTGCGGGTGCTGTTGCGGGCTTGGCGGCGACACGCCGATGCGCGGCCTTCTTGTGGCGCATTGCGGTATGTCTTGCCGACTTCGCCCTGTGCTTGCGATGGTGCACCTTGTGCGTAGCGCGATGCTTCGCAGAAAGTGGGGTCTTGGCCTGGACCGCCGCACTGTGATGGGCAGCTGCAGGTGCCGCTGTCGCTACAGGTGCTGCCGGTGCCGCGTTGGCAACCGTTGCACCTGCTCCGAGTGCGATCGAGGCAAGAAGTAAAAGTGACTTCTTCATAGCTAAATCCTTCAGCATGAGGCGAAGGGATCTGACCGAAATTGGCTTCCGATCGCCGCTTGTCAGGATCGCTCCGATACCCGCCCACCTCAACTTAACTTTTGGCCATGTGCATGCCATAAAATCCCATTCAATTCTGTTCGAAATACATATATATCATTGATTTATTTTGATAAATATTCCAAATTCGAGCCAGAGGGCAAGATGAAAGATCGGTCATGATCGCCGGACACCCCGGGCAAAATGTCCGGTTTGTAATGCCATCGTCATCCGCCCGATAATCTGCTGCTGGTACACATTCCAATACTGTCAAAGCAGGCCTATGCCGTCACAGCGGGAGATCGTCATGCAAAGGGTGTCGCTTGGATTGGGCGGGCTCATGATGGGGGTTCTTCTCGCCCTTGCGACTGTCCCCCATGCAAAAAGTGCTGCTCATGACGTATCCGTCACGGCACTGACGCCTGATGCGCGCGAACAGCGCATAAAATTGGCCGGAATTGGCAATAGCTCTGCCTATCTCCCCACCGGCACCATCCGTGGCACCATGCTGTTTCTCTCTGACGAGCAGGGATGGACATCCGACACGGCGCGCCTTGCCCGCAAACTTTCCGACAACGGCTTTGCGGTTGCGGGTATCCCGACCCCCATATTTCGCAAGGCGTTTTACGCTGGCAAAGGCTGCGCCAACCCCAACTATTTGCTGACTACGATTGCCAAGGATTTCGAACACAAACTGGGCTTTGCGCATTATGACAAGCCTGCCGTGATCGGAGCTGGCACCGGGGCCGCGCTGGTCTATGGGGCATTGGCGGAAGCGCAGCCCAATATCTATCGCGGGGGCATCACGCTGGGATTATCCCCTACCGTATTGGGGGCAAAGCCCTGGTGCGCAGCCGACGGCCTGACACTGTCGCGAACGTACGACGCAACGATGGCCCCGGGGTGGCGGTTTTCCCCGCCTGCCTCCCTCCCCATTCCGCTGGTCGCCCTTGAAAACCCGGCACAAAGCGCGGCAGTGGCCCGCTTTCTCGCCCAGGCTCCGCAGGCAAAAACGGTTGTCCTTCAGCCAAACGAAAGCTGGATCACCGCGCTGACGCCGCGGATTTCCCCTTGGTTTGACACAGCCTCGCCAGCCGAACCGGGCGGTCGCTCGCTCTCTGACTTGCCCATCGCGCTGAGCACAGATCCCGCCGCACCTCCCGGGAAAACCATGGCTATCCTCTATTCCGGCGATGGCGGTTGGGCCGGTATCGATCGCGACATCGCCGCCGCCCTCGCCGCGAGAGGCGTTCCCAGCGTGGGCGTGGACAGTCTTGCCTATTTCTGGACTGCGCGAACGCCACAGGAGGCAGGCCACGATCTCGACCGGCTGATCACCCATTACAGTGCACTCTGGCACAAACCCCGGGTGGTGCTGATCGGTTATTCCTTCGGCGCCGACGATCTGGCTTACATTGTCGGCACCCTGCCCCCGGACGCGCGTGCGCGGATATCCCGCGTCAGTTTTCTGGGGTTGAGCCCAACGGCGGACTTTCAGTTCCATCTGGCCTCATGGCTCGACATCGCAGGTGCCGACGCCTTGCCCACAGCACCCGCTATCGCGAAACTGCGGGGTCTTCCCATGCAGTGCGTGCGCGGCACTGAAGAAAGCGACAGCGCCTGCCCGTCGCTCCCTGCCACGCTGGCAGAACAGGACATATTGCCGGGCGGCCACCATTTCGATGGCAACACGACGCTGGTCGCATCCACGATATTGCAGGGACTGCGCTTGTGAAACACTGGATCAAACGCGCGCTGGCGACAGGCGCCGTGCTGGCAATCGGCTTTTTGCTGTGGCTTGGCCATATCGGGTATTTCGGCGGCCCGGTGTTCCTGGAAATGCCAGCAGTCGAAAAACGCAGCCCTACCCCTCCCGCTGTCGCGGTCATATTCTCGGGCGATATGGGCTTTCGCATCGGCATGGGGCCGCAGATTGCCCGACGCTTCGTGCACGACGGCGTCCCGGTTCTGGGGGTCAGTTCACTGGTCTATTTCCGACATGAACGGACCCCGGCGGAAGTGCGCGCCCTGATTACCGAAGCCTCGAGAAAAGCGCTGGCCTTTTCCCATGCCGAACGGCTGATCCTGATAGGCCAATCATTCGGCGCCGATATGCTGCATGTCGGCATTACCGACCTGCCGCCAGACCTGCGCAAGAAAGTACAAATGGTCGGTCTGGTCGTTCCGGGCCAAACCGTGATCTATCGCGCATCCCCATCGGAACTGTTCAATTGGGCAACCCCCGATGCGCAGGCCCTGCCCACCGCAGCGCAGCTCACCTGGGCGCCGGTCGTGTGCATACAGGGCATCGATGAGACCGACAGCCTTTGTCCGCAATTGACGCAGCCCAACGTCAAACACATCGCCCTTCCTGGCGGCCATCCACTGCACCGTGATGCCGATAAACTCTATGCCACGCTACGTGCGGAAATGGCCGCGACAAACCCGCATCTTATCAACATTACAAAAAGTTCGGTTCCGCGCCACGTCACCAGCATTCACGGCGGCGCATAAGGGAATCTTCATCACCCCGGCCCGGAGAGTCATCATGATCCGTAAACAATTCACCTGGGCTTTGGCAGCACTGGCATTGTTGCCATTAACCACACAGGCCCAGACACGCCCGCCCCAGACACATCCGGCCACCCAACCGGAAGCAATTGGAACCTGGAGCAATCCTCTTGGCACCGTGAAAGTAAAAACCGGCGATTGCGCAGGCAATCTGTGCGGCTGGGTGGTCTGGGCCGCCCCGCAAGCCATCGCCGACGCCCGCGACAGCGGCGTAACCCGCCTGGTGGGTACCGAACTGCTCAAAAACTATCGCAGCACCGGGCCAGGCCAATATCAGGGCCGGGTCTACGTGCCCGACATGGGCCGCACGTTTTTCTCCACAATAAAACAGAATGATGTCAATAGTATGCGGATCAGCGGGTGCATTCTTGGCGGTCTGATTTGCAAATCCCAGGAATGGCATCGCGCCTGAAACCGTACGAAAGACGGGAAAGCATGGAAAAACTCCTGCACAGACACCGCAAATGGCTGGAAGCACTGGCGGTAGCGTGCGTCGCCGTTCTCGGGCTGGTTGCCCTGCATGCCCTTATCCAGGAAGTGCACATACGCGACATCAAGGCCGCCCTCCACGCACTCGACACTTGGCGGATCGCGGCTGCGCTGGGGCTGACAGCGCTCAGCTATTTTCTGCTCACCTTGTATGATGTCCTCGCCCTGCGGATCATCGACAGGCCGCTCCCTTATCGCACGGCGGCATTAGCCTCGCTCACCAGCTATACGCTGAGTCACAATCTCGGGTTCTCCCTCCTGACAGGTGGTTCCGCCCGTTATCGGATTTACACCGCAGCCGGACTGATGCCCGCAGACATTGTCCGGGTTATTGCCGCTGCCAGCATGACATTCTGGAGCGGGGTCATCATGATGGCAGGGATCGCCCTGCTGGCCCACCCTGCGCTGATGCACCTCGGCCCACTGACCCTGACGCCGGTCATGCAGCGCATGATCGGCGTCGCGCTTCTGACCGGCCTGGCAGGCCTCGCCATGCTGCTTCACGTCCGCAAAGGGATCATACAAATCTGGCACTGGCATGTTCCCCGGCCCAGCGCCAAACAAGCGATGATGCAGCCTGTTCTGGCCGCGCTTGATCTCGCTGCCGCCAGCGCCGCTCTGTATTTTCTGGTACCGGGTGCATCGGCAGACCAGTTCCCGCTCTTTTTCCTCGGCTACGCGCTGGCCATGGTCACGGCATTGCTGACCCACGTACCGGGCGGTATCGGCGTGTTCGAAGCGGTCATGGTGGCCGCACTTCCCGGCGTCGATCACGCACAGTTGCTGGCCGCCCTCATTCTGTACCGGTTGATCTATTATATCCTGCCGCTGCTCGTTGCCGCGACCGCATTGGCTATCCACGAGCATCGCCGTCTACGGCAGTCACGGCTGGCGCGACTGGGAACCGCCACTCTGGGGGCTGCGAGTATGATCACGCGGGGTATCGCCCCCCTGTTCCTGTCCATCATGGTCTTTCTTGGCGGGGTGGTTTTGCTGGTATCGGGCTCGCTGCCCGCCATACCGGACCGGCTCCACATGCTGCGCCATATTCTGCCGCTGCCCTTTGTCGAAGCTTCGCACATAGCCGCCAGTCTTGTGGGCACAGGTCTGCTGCTACTGGCACCGGGGCTGTACCGCCGCCTCGACGCAGCCTTTCTGCTGACCCGAACCTTGCTTATATCCGGGGCAATATTCTCCTTATTCAAAGGCTTCGACTACGAAGAAGCGATCATCCTTTCGGGTATGGCAGGGGTATTGCAGCTTGCGCGCCCTGCATTTTACCGTCGCACCGCTCTGACATCGGCTCTGGGCAACCCCGGTTCCATCGCAGCGATCGCCAGTTTTGTCGCGCTGGCCATATGGCTGGGTTTCTTTGCCTATCGCCATGTCAGCTATCAGCAAGATTTGTGGTGGCAGTTTACCTGGAACGGCAATGCCTCCCGGTTTTTGCGGGCCACTTTCGCGATCGCCGTAGCCTTGCTCTGTGTCAGCGTGATGCGCCTGTTCGGCCATGCCCAACCTCCTGCCGCAACGCCCGGAGACATGGCAATCAAAGCCTGCGAACCGGCATTACAACATGCCTCGCGAACGGATGCCTTTCTCGCCCTGACAGGCGACAAGCGCTTCCTGCGTTCCGCCTCAGGCGATGCGCTCCTGATGTATCAGGTTCAGGGCCAGAGCTGGATTGTCATGGGCGATCCCATCGGGCCGCAAGGCGAATGGCCCGATCTGCTGTGGCGGATCCGGGAAATGGCCGATGCCGCTCAGGGGCGGCTGCTGCTCTATCAGATCGGCAAGGAAGTGATGCCGCTGGCGGTGGACCTCGGCCTGCAGTTGATCAAATATGGCGAGGAAGCCAAAGTAGCCCTGCCGGACTTTTCGCTGGACAGGCCCGAACTGAAATCGCTCCGCTATGCCGAACGCCGGGCCATGCGTGAAGGCGCGAGTTTCGCGATCATCCCCTCCGCCCAAGTTCGCCAACATCTCCCCGAATTACGCGCGCTTTCAGACAGTTGGCTGAAAGCGAAAGCCCAATCGGAAAAGGCCTTCTCGATCGGCCGTTTCGATCCGCACTATCTGATGCAGTTCGATTGCGCCACGGTCTTGTACGAAGGACGCATCGTGGCCTTTGCCAATATCTGGGCAACACCCAACCGGCAGGAATTGTCTGTCGATCTCATGCGCCATGCCGAAACCATGCCTTATGGCACGATGGATTTCCTGTTCGCGCATCTGATGCAATGGGGGCAGCAGCAGGGTTACCAGTGGTTCAATCTCGGCCTCGCGCCGCTTTCGGGAATCGAAGCCCGTCGCCTTGCCCCTATCTGGGCGCGCATCGGCGGCCTGCTCTATCGTCACGGCGATGCAATTTACAGTTTCGAAGGGCTGCGCGCTTACAAGGACAAGTTCGCCCCGGAATGGGAAGCGCGTTATATTGCCGCACCTTATGGCCTGGGCATGTTCCGGGCCCTGCTTGATCTGCAAACACTGGTAGGCGGCGGTAGAATGAGTGTGGCAACCCCAAAAAAGCTGGCGCTGGTCGCATGAGGCGCCATCGCGCCTTCGCCTGCAACAGTATCCCATGAAGCGTGGCGATCTGATAGCGGGCCTGTCTGTCGCCGGGCTCATGCTGCCGGAAGCCGTCGCCTATTCCGCTATTGCCGGTCTGCCTGCCCAACATGCCATTTTCACCGCAATTGCCGGGGCGGCCATGTACGCATTCGTCGGGGGCAGCCGCTTTGCGATCGTTTCCCCCACATCGTCATCCGCCACGATCCTTGCCGCAATGATCGGCATGACCGCAGCGGATGATGCGACCAAAGCCATGTTCGCGGCAATAACGACGTTTTTTGTCGGTCTGATATTTGTGATTGCCGGGTTGCTCCGGCTTGGCGGGTTGACCTCTTTCGTTTCCCGACCGGTCCTGCGCGGCTTTGCCCTGGGACTGGCCGTTACGATCATCATCAAGCAATTGCCGATTATTGCCGGGATCGACCTTGGCCACGGTACCATCTGGCATATTCTCACCGGGCTTGCCGTCCAACTTCCCCATTGGAACTGGGCCAGCGTCATTATTGGCTTTCTCGCGTTGGCCGCGCTGCTGATGCTGAGACGCATTCCGGCGGTTCCGGGAACCATCTGCGTCCTTGTGACCGGCATCGCGGCATCACTGGTGCTTGACCTGCCGGCCAGGGGTGTTGCCACCGTCGGCATGATCTCTCTTTCCGTCCAGTGGCCCGACCTCTCCGGCATAACGCCGCGCGATGCGGAAACGCTTCTCGAACTGACCTTGCCGTTGCTGCTGGTGTTGCTCGCGGAAAGCTGGGGCACCATGCGGACACTCGCCTTGCAGCATAACGACACGCTCGATGCCGATCACGAATTGCGCGCGTTGGGGTGGAGCAATCTGGCCGCTTCGCTGGTGCAGGGTATGCCGGTCGGTGCCGGATTTTCCGCCGGGTCAGCCAGCGAGGCAGCAGGCGCGCAGACCCGCATGGTCGGCCTGATCGCTGCAGCGGGGATGCTGGTTCTTATCGCGGCGGGTAACCCGATTATTGCGCATCTGCCGCAACCGGTCCTCGCTGCCGTGGTGATCGCGGCGCTGACGCATGCGCTCAACCCTGCCCCCATTGTACGGCTGAAACTGCTACGTGCCGATTTCATTGCCGCGATCGGCGCCATTGCGGGTGTGCTGCTGTTCGGAGTTCTGAACGGCATGTTGCTGGCCATTGTGGGATCGCTGATCCTTTTGATCCACCGTCTTTCCTCACCGCAACTGATGCGTCTGGGCCGACTGGGCTCCCATGATTTTGTCGATATCGCCCGACATCCCGAAGCCCTGCTGCCCACCGATGTCATGGTGTGGAGGCCCTCGGAACCGCTCTTTTTCGGCAATGCCGAACGGATGTTCGCGCAGGTCAACGCCCGCCAGATGCAGCAGCCCGCCATAAAGGCCGTGGTGGTCAGCCTTGAAGAGAGCTTCAGTCTCGACAGCAGCGCGCTCGATGCCCTCACCGAATGCGATACCCAATTGGCCACCCGCGGCGTGCGTCTGTACCTCGCGCGGGTCAGCGACACGATCCGCGACCTGTTGTTGGCCAGCGGGAAACACGATCTTGCAAAACGCTGCGCCTATAGCGTCGATGACGCTGTGGCTGCCGCACAGGACATGGAGAACACGACATGAGCGTTACGCCAGAACCAGTGCTTCACCCGGTCAAACTGGTGGATATCAGGCCTACGCAAATGACCGTCGGCATGGGCGAAGTTCTGCGAAAAAGGGCCTCATGGCGTGAGGGCGCCGACAAGGACAAGGCAGAGTATTTGGGCCGCCATATGATACCCGTGGTCATAGGCCCGAAACAGCGATATCACATGATCGATCATCACCATCTGGCCCGCGCCCTTTATGAAGAAGGGACGAAGCACGTGCTGGTGCTGGTCAAAGCCAATCTGCACCATCTGTCGCACAGTGCCTTCGAAACATATATGGACAACCGCAACTGGCTTCATCCCTATGACGCGGAAGGCCAGCGTTGCGCCTATAGCGACATTCCCAAACATATCGGGAAACTGGCCGATGACCCCTATCGCACGCTGGCCGGCGCCTTGCGCGAAGTGGGTGGCTACGCAAAGTCGGACACCCCCTATGCCGAATTTCTCTGGGCCGATTTTCTCCGCCGGAAGATTACCCGCAGCATGGTCAGGAAAGCGTTTGAGGAAGCCACGGCCAAGGCGCTGATGCTCGCCCGTTCATCGGAAGCGGATTATCTCCCCGGATGGGCCGGCTATCACCACTGACGCATTGTTGCGTTGCGGTTTCCGGCCCCGCAACATTACCGGAGTTTAAGCGACGCTCCACCAACAGGATAAGGTCACGGCACTAAAAGGGACCTGTGACGAGGAGTGGCCCCGCCACCTGAGGAAAGGACCCTTTACATGAACAAGCTGATCCGCATTTCCACCGCTGCTCTTCTGGCGATTTCGGCACTTGGCGCCGCCAGCATGCCCGCCAATGCCGCGGCTTGCCGGGATGCCCATGGGCGTTTCGCCAAGTGCCCCGTCAGCGCCACCGCACCAGCAAAGACAGCCAAGACAACCCGGGCCTCGCACAAGGTCGCCGCCAAGAAGGCTTCCCCTTCGAAGCAAGCAGCTGCTGCCAGCGTCAAGGCGGCTCCGGCAACAACCAAGACGCCAGCAAAGGCTCCCGCTCACAAGGGCTGACAAAGCCGCATAACCATCCCCCATCGACAGCGAGAGAACGGAAACGGATGACCGCAAGGTCATCCGTTTCTGGCGTCATCCCGGATCGCGCATGTCCTGCGGGATATCGCCCCGCCGCCACACCAAACGGGTGCGCCCCCTCCGGCCCGCAGCCTCAGAAATTGTAGCGCACGCGCATGCCGTACATGCGGGGTTCCCCATACAAGGCCGCCGACGAGAGCAGCGAGCCAGTCTGGAACACGTGCGTGTTGTTGATCTGATACAGTTTGTTGGTCAGATTGGTTGCGTATGCCGTGACATCGACATTCGAACCCATGATATCCGACCAAGTGGCTGACAGGCTGAGCAGGCCGAACGATTTGAAGTAGGAATCCGGCTGCACCTCCGGAAGCAGGAATGCCTCGGTATATTGCGCGGAAGTGTGGGAGTAATTCGCATATAGCGAAAGAGCACCCAGCGTTCCGGGCAGATCGGTCCGGTAACTTATCCGGGCACTGAACGTGTGCGGCGCCACGTACTGGAAGGGCAGACAGGAGGAATCGGCCAGTTGCCCTGCCGGAATGGTCTGCCCACTACAGTCTTTCACCGGCGCAGTCGCTGGCCGGAACGTATAGTTTTTGTAATCGGCGTCGGTATGGCTGTACGTCGCGCTGAGTTCGAGATTGTTTGCGAACTTGAGGCTGGCAATCACTTCCACGCCCTTGATGCGCGCATCGGACGACAGAATTTGCACGCCACTGGCCCGCGTGGTTGCGTTGAAGTCCGATGCTGCGCGCTGGATACCCTTGTATTTGAGGTAATATCCGTTGACGTTCAACTGGGCGAGAACATCCCCAAGCGTCCAGTCGGATTTAAATCCCGCTTCGTAGGATGTGACATATTCAGGCTGGAAAGTGCGGGTGGTTTCACGCACCGACAGGCTGTTGAAGCCGCCTGCCTTATACCCCCGGCTGACCTTGGCGTAGAGCAGCAGATCGTCGGTTGCCTTGTAATCCAGTCCGATCAGCCACGTAGGCGCCTTGCTCTTCAGTTCCCCGGCAATTCTGCAGTTTGCGGGATTACTCACCACCGTTGCGGTGCTGGCGCAGCGGAAGTTTGCCCCGGCGGGCGTATAGCCCTCGGCAAAGCCGCTGATATCGTCCCACGTATAGCGATAGCCAAGCGTCAGTTTGACGCGGTCCAGCGCGGGGGTCATCAACCCGAGATCCACCGTTGCCTGCGCATAGAGCGCCTTGGAACTGGTCTTCGTCCCATAATAGCTGCGCGCCGGGACACATGCTGCGGGATTGCCTGTCATGCTGGCGGGGCAGTAGTTGATCTGGGAACTGGCCTGTACCCCGTCGGGCTTCTGGTTCAACAGAAACGCGCCTGCGGTAAAGGTCAGCCGTTTATCGAGGAAATCGCCTTGCAGTTGCAGTTCTTCGGTGAACAGGCGCACGTTATCCCGGTAATGATCATACGGCACCCCATTCCGGTATCCGGAAGGCAGCCGGGCCTGCGGAACGCCAACGTCGAACTGCTGGAATGGCGTGGCATCCCCGTCGTAAAGATAGCCGACCTTGAACTTGTGATAGCTCACGATGTTGCGCAGCTTGATCGCATCGGAAAGATCGAGGTTTGACGTGTTGACCAGCCCCCAGGCGCGGACTTCCTGATAGGAATCCAGGCTGTGCGCGGTTGCGCGGGTGCCAAGCGCCTTGGCCTTTGCCGTGGCAGCGCGATAGACATCGCAGGATACCTGAATACCGCTGGGGACGGTTGGGGCATCGACGCAAAACCCGACGCCTTTCAAACCGGCAATATTAAACTGGTTGTGAACATTGCCCGCGCCGTTGTTCCGCGAACGGGCGCCATAGGCCATCAGATAGTTTTCGAAGCGTTCGCTCGGCCGGAACAACAAGCCGATGCGCCCGGAATAGTAATGGACATCGTCGCGGTTTTTGTCGAACGTGACGTCGTGGGTATACCCCTCACGATCCTGAAACTGCCCGGCAATGCGCAGTGCCAGCTTCTCCTTCACCAACGGCGCATTGATCACGGCCTGCACTTCGCGATTGCGGTGGTTGCCGATCCCCACCTGAATATGCCCGCCGAAATCATCGGTCGGCTTGCGCGGGACCAGCAGAACAGCACCGCCTGTGGCGTTGCGACCGAACAGCGTGCCCTGCGGCCCTGCCAGAACCTGCATGTTTTCCAGATCCAGGAAATTGCCCGGCCCGCCCTGCTGCGTCAGCGACGTGGCAGTGGGAAGCGGCACTTCGTTCATGTAGATGACCACACCGGGCGACGCCTGAAACGCTGCCCCCTGGCCACGCAAGGTGATTGTCTGCGCATCCCGCGATCCGGACCCTGCGGTGCCGACTGTCATGGACGGCACACTGGCGATCAGATCTTCGGCTTTCGTGATATTCTGCTGCTCAAGTCGCTGGGACGAAAAGGCAGTGATGGCAATCGGCACATCCTGCGCCCTTTCCTCGCGTCTGTTCGCAGTCACGATAATCGTATTAAGGTCATGGCCGGCACTGGCATTGGCACCGCTTCCGGCGGATTGCCCCAATGCAATATCCGGCGTTGCAAGCGCGATGAAAGATACCGCAGCAGACAGCATCGGCATAATCAGCTGGTTACGATCACAAGCCATTTTTTCCATCTCCCCACCTTGTTCTTGTCTCGTATCAGACCCTAAAAGATACATTCGTATATCTTGAAGGTATCTACGTGTATAGTTTAAATTTCAGATATGCGAAGGGTGAAGGCCCGGTTGCGATAAACACACAACGGAATCCGCCATCCTGTTGAAATTATAATCAAAACATTGATTATAAAGGATTTATGTAAAGTCTGTCAGACGCAAATTTACAGAAGCCAGGCACGCAAGGGCATCAACTCAACGGGCCAAGCAGTTCGATCACCTGCCCGTCGGGATCAGTCAAAAATGCGATGCGTATGCCATGCGCTTCGTTGTCCTGCGGGGGATGCACCAAAGCACCCCCTGCGGTGATCGCGGACGCAACCGTGGCATCGACATCGTCCACGGCAAATCCAAGCACCGTCTCGCCGGGATTTGTCTGCCCCGCATGGCCACGACGCTCCATGATCAGGCGACTGCAGTTCTCATTGCCGGGGACGACAAACACCGTTTCCCGGGGACGTCCGTCATCGTCCATGACGCGCACGAGAACCTCCAGCCCGAGAACCGCCGTATAAAAATCTTCCACACTCGCGGGATCGCCGACGGTGATCTTGGTGAAGAAGAAGCTTTTCGCGACCATTGGTATCTCCCCTTGTTACAAGCCCCATCCCCAATCGTCACGCCGACGTGGTCACCAGCCCCTGTGTGGAAAGACTCAAGGATTCCACCACTTCCCGTCGGGAAAGTCGGCTCAGCCGTTCGATATTCGGGCGTATACTGTCCATGGCATAAA
This genomic window from Caenibius tardaugens NBRC 16725 contains:
- a CDS encoding AcvB/VirJ family lysyl-phosphatidylglycerol hydrolase, with product MKHWIKRALATGAVLAIGFLLWLGHIGYFGGPVFLEMPAVEKRSPTPPAVAVIFSGDMGFRIGMGPQIARRFVHDGVPVLGVSSLVYFRHERTPAEVRALITEASRKALAFSHAERLILIGQSFGADMLHVGITDLPPDLRKKVQMVGLVVPGQTVIYRASPSELFNWATPDAQALPTAAQLTWAPVVCIQGIDETDSLCPQLTQPNVKHIALPGGHPLHRDADKLYATLRAEMAATNPHLINITKSSVPRHVTSIHGGA
- a CDS encoding DUF2147 domain-containing protein produces the protein MIRKQFTWALAALALLPLTTQAQTRPPQTHPATQPEAIGTWSNPLGTVKVKTGDCAGNLCGWVVWAAPQAIADARDSGVTRLVGTELLKNYRSTGPGQYQGRVYVPDMGRTFFSTIKQNDVNSMRISGCILGGLICKSQEWHRA
- a CDS encoding SulP family inorganic anion transporter; its protein translation is MKRGDLIAGLSVAGLMLPEAVAYSAIAGLPAQHAIFTAIAGAAMYAFVGGSRFAIVSPTSSSATILAAMIGMTAADDATKAMFAAITTFFVGLIFVIAGLLRLGGLTSFVSRPVLRGFALGLAVTIIIKQLPIIAGIDLGHGTIWHILTGLAVQLPHWNWASVIIGFLALAALLMLRRIPAVPGTICVLVTGIAASLVLDLPARGVATVGMISLSVQWPDLSGITPRDAETLLELTLPLLLVLLAESWGTMRTLALQHNDTLDADHELRALGWSNLAASLVQGMPVGAGFSAGSASEAAGAQTRMVGLIAAAGMLVLIAAGNPIIAHLPQPVLAAVVIAALTHALNPAPIVRLKLLRADFIAAIGAIAGVLLFGVLNGMLLAIVGSLILLIHRLSSPQLMRLGRLGSHDFVDIARHPEALLPTDVMVWRPSEPLFFGNAERMFAQVNARQMQQPAIKAVVVSLEESFSLDSSALDALTECDTQLATRGVRLYLARVSDTIRDLLLASGKHDLAKRCAYSVDDAVAAAQDMENTT
- a CDS encoding PDZ domain-containing protein, encoding MGTIAKAIGRHGLIPWLALFLLVPVGAIALVGSPLGKAWLDRMAAYPDSRKFLPGITIEAALPRDRGFVITSIRSGSQADESGLVVGDVIVAIDNVRGLSIEQARSYLMHDKADEVRLRIVHDRHARNILLDRDGDSA
- a CDS encoding ParB-like protein, encoding MSVTPEPVLHPVKLVDIRPTQMTVGMGEVLRKRASWREGADKDKAEYLGRHMIPVVIGPKQRYHMIDHHHLARALYEEGTKHVLVLVKANLHHLSHSAFETYMDNRNWLHPYDAEGQRCAYSDIPKHIGKLADDPYRTLAGALREVGGYAKSDTPYAEFLWADFLRRKITRSMVRKAFEEATAKALMLARSSEADYLPGWAGYHH
- a CDS encoding virulence factor family protein; protein product: MQRVSLGLGGLMMGVLLALATVPHAKSAAHDVSVTALTPDAREQRIKLAGIGNSSAYLPTGTIRGTMLFLSDEQGWTSDTARLARKLSDNGFAVAGIPTPIFRKAFYAGKGCANPNYLLTTIAKDFEHKLGFAHYDKPAVIGAGTGAALVYGALAEAQPNIYRGGITLGLSPTVLGAKPWCAADGLTLSRTYDATMAPGWRFSPPASLPIPLVALENPAQSAAVARFLAQAPQAKTVVLQPNESWITALTPRISPWFDTASPAEPGGRSLSDLPIALSTDPAAPPGKTMAILYSGDGGWAGIDRDIAAALAARGVPSVGVDSLAYFWTARTPQEAGHDLDRLITHYSALWHKPRVVLIGYSFGADDLAYIVGTLPPDARARISRVSFLGLSPTADFQFHLASWLDIAGADALPTAPAIAKLRGLPMQCVRGTEESDSACPSLPATLAEQDILPGGHHFDGNTTLVASTILQGLRL
- the mprF gene encoding bifunctional lysylphosphatidylglycerol flippase/synthetase MprF, which encodes MEKLLHRHRKWLEALAVACVAVLGLVALHALIQEVHIRDIKAALHALDTWRIAAALGLTALSYFLLTLYDVLALRIIDRPLPYRTAALASLTSYTLSHNLGFSLLTGGSARYRIYTAAGLMPADIVRVIAAASMTFWSGVIMMAGIALLAHPALMHLGPLTLTPVMQRMIGVALLTGLAGLAMLLHVRKGIIQIWHWHVPRPSAKQAMMQPVLAALDLAAASAALYFLVPGASADQFPLFFLGYALAMVTALLTHVPGGIGVFEAVMVAALPGVDHAQLLAALILYRLIYYILPLLVAATALAIHEHRRLRQSRLARLGTATLGAASMITRGIAPLFLSIMVFLGGVVLLVSGSLPAIPDRLHMLRHILPLPFVEASHIAASLVGTGLLLLAPGLYRRLDAAFLLTRTLLISGAIFSLFKGFDYEEAIILSGMAGVLQLARPAFYRRTALTSALGNPGSIAAIASFVALAIWLGFFAYRHVSYQQDLWWQFTWNGNASRFLRATFAIAVALLCVSVMRLFGHAQPPAATPGDMAIKACEPALQHASRTDAFLALTGDKRFLRSASGDALLMYQVQGQSWIVMGDPIGPQGEWPDLLWRIREMADAAQGRLLLYQIGKEVMPLAVDLGLQLIKYGEEAKVALPDFSLDRPELKSLRYAERRAMREGASFAIIPSAQVRQHLPELRALSDSWLKAKAQSEKAFSIGRFDPHYLMQFDCATVLYEGRIVAFANIWATPNRQELSVDLMRHAETMPYGTMDFLFAHLMQWGQQQGYQWFNLGLAPLSGIEARRLAPIWARIGGLLYRHGDAIYSFEGLRAYKDKFAPEWEARYIAAPYGLGMFRALLDLQTLVGGGRMSVATPKKLALVA